From the Macaca nemestrina isolate mMacNem1 chromosome 2, mMacNem.hap1, whole genome shotgun sequence genome, the window ATTCAGCACACACAGTGTAGCGGGACCAGCACATCCTTATTTATTTAGACCACCTTTAAAACCACAACAGGAGTTTTGGGGAAACCTGAACTGGGTGAAAGTTTCTTTCCTGGGCACAATATAAAATGAACAACTGCACATGTGAATGAGGGGAGGGATGGGCATTTGCATGCATTTTCGATCACTATGTTGTAGACCAAATCTTCTAAGCTTCAACTGCCAAGATTCTGAAGGAAAcaggaaattaataaaacatCTCTCTCCTTCAGCTATTCTCCTTCTTATTAATGGCAGAAAGGGCTTGTTGATTGCTGCTAGTGAGAACAAATACACAATGGgtctatttttagcagaggtggcTTTGAAGGAGCAGGAGATATTAACAATTGCTTGGCTGCAATCTTAAGTTCCAAGGATCCTGGGCAAGAATATTAGCAGCTTGAGGGGTACCCAAAGGAACCCATCCAGGTGAACCAACTTGGGCTGATTGAGTGCAAGTCGGAGCAGAAGAAAGCAGACATACAATTATGGGCTTAGGGTATGTATTCTGCTTGGACCCTCTCTGCATACTTTTCCTCATGTCCCAAAGCTTGTCCCGAGGGTCCCCCAACTTCTGCATACTTCACCAGGCCAGGCCCTGACCCTGATGTCTAGGCATTGCTTTTGTTTATCCCTTAGCAAGACTTAGTCCTAAAGTTATGTATTGGTGCAGTGTgtggatatttttttaaaagaagtttgaTTTTTATCTCTTTAGAAACGGTTTGAAACTAACGGGGCAGAGGGAGTTTGACAGAGAGGAGAACAAATCGCTGACAAAGAACCTTTTACGTTTCATCAGCGTTGTTAGGACGACAAGCAGGAATGTCTCAGATAATAACTCCCACTTCAAAGATTTCTCAGCTCAATAGAAAGCGGACCATCCTTTTTATTCAACCACAAGGACTGGCACTAAAGAAGACTccactgtttgattttttttttcactgtgtttatttttccccTATTCACTGGGGTACTTGGATAAAATAAACAACAAGACAATTAAGGGAACATGGACTTCTAACTTTCCTGCCATCTTCCCCATATCCCCTTGGCCTTGGGCTCTTGAGTTTGCATCTAGGACAAGTCCAGGCCTAACGGTACCACACACCCTGCCTTAGAAAGAAACAAGTTTGAGGGGCCGCAAGAGACTTATGGGATGGAGAGGAAGAAGAGTGGTAAGGAAAGCCAGAGTGGAAATGTCCCAAGGGCACAGACTGAACTCCTCAGACTCCCCCAGGGTGGCTCCCTTCCCCACAAGTCCCCATTAAACTTAAGCCTCCATCCTACTCAAGAGTCAGAAAGGCGATTTGCACAAAACTGAGTTTGGAATGCTCATTTGTTAAGCTTCGGaggctgctttaaaatctttcACTCCTGATCCTGGAGCTCTTTGGTGCGCAGTCAAGATGCACAGAGTCCTTGTGCTCCTCCCTTTCCTGAAAGTGTCCCCTGCTCCAAAGCCTCCCACATCCGGGTGCAGGGTGAACCCCTAAACGCGGGCAAGTCGGGTTCTAGGAAGGAAGTATATACTGGAGAGCGCAGTGACAGTATTAAATGGCGTGAAAGCAAAGGTCAGCGCAAATGTATCTTAATAGAGTGTCTGTAGTGAAGTGTGCCGCCTTTGAAGCGGCCGCTCCCCGCGCGTATTTCCATGGCGAGCCTAACGCGGCATGCTGATGCACCGTCAAACTCACACTTTCAACCCCAAAACCCGACTCTTTGAACAACCCAAGCTTGATTAgacctttctccttttctttcccctcttACAAACCATTTCCTCGCCTTTAGAAACTCGCCATCAAACCCAAATGCGCCCTCTGATCACCGCAGAAAGCAGAAACAAAGGGGGCTGAGCGGCGATTCAAGCGgctcttttcttccttcacatTATTATCCATTTTTATTATGATCGGGTACAAGTACCCATTCGCGTGGGTTTTGTTTACcggaaattaaatgaaaatgatttaGTCCGcgtcaaacaaaaatatatacttgTATACACAAGAAAAAAGGTCTGTTAGACGTAAATATTATGTCCTTAATGAAAAGCCTGGACGGGCTCCAGGCTTGGCCTTTCAGGATTTCAGTGAGACTTGCCCATTGCCATAGAAATCCTAACTTACCATGAAGATGCACCGTGGCGAAGAAACACTGCTTTGTGCGCGGGCCCTTTGATGTAGCAGGCGCAAGATGCGGGGCGCTCAGCTGCGCGGAGCGAGATTACCTTGCGAGCAACGCGATGGACATCTgtaacaagcaaatgaaaaattaaaggcGATTAGTGGCCGaccaaacatttttgttttgtttcattattttagatTAGGATAGAAGGCAAAATGGGGGGGAGGGGCTTAGAaacagaggagaaaggaaagagtcCTACTTCAGGAAGGGGGACTTTTTAAACATAGGCAGAAGCAGTAAGTTCCGCAAATGCCCTCTGCACCTTAGCGGTGGGGTTGGCGTTTGACTATGGGAAAGAGTTGTTTGTTGCCGACTGCCCGCGCTGGGTCAGGCAGCCTCTGGGCCCTATTGTATTAGGGGGAGGCAGGAATTTCAGTCTCCCTTTCTCAAGGACGGATTCACTAAGGGTGTATTTGGAAGATGGCATTTTTTATTTGGAGTCAGAAAAATAGTTCCACTCCAGTTAGGACGTTATTTCATCTGATGAAAGTTGTGGGGACTGTGAGCAGGAGTGCTAATTGTCTAATGGTGTCTGAAGAGGAGAGAGCAGAAGAAAATTTATTAGTGGCAGGGCCAGGACTTGTTTGTTGGGCTCAGATTTTAAAATTGAGCTCTTTTGTGGGGCCCTCCCCAAAGAGAAAACCCACctccctccccaacacacacactgaTTTTCAAATTCTTAGGGAACTGGGATGAATCTGCCATagctttactattttattttcttttacttcttcttcAAATCGTAGCTAGGATTTTGGGGCAGCCCTATTCTCCCTGCAGAGGGGGGGAAGGGGTGGGAAACAGGACCTGAGTTTTTTCCCTTTGGCAACAATTGCAAAGGTCTTTCTCGCCCCCTCCTTCAACATCtggttctttttttctggagacttCATACGCAGCATATCAAATACACATTCCATCTAGACTCACTGGTTGTTTGCctttacaatatttattattgttgatCATTTCTCTAGTCTCTcctacactttttaaaaaataaaaccaacattgTGCAATTACTGACAAAGACCGTCACCGAATTGACGCGATTCACCCAGACACGGCCGCCTAGGTCAGGTCCCTCCACTTTAGAGGCCTCGACTCAGTGACGTCATCAGCTCGCTCTACACCCGGAGCCCAAGAACCTAGAAGACTTCACAGGCAACGCCTCtacaggggctggggtgggaaaaGGGCCCGGGGAGGCCTCACAGCATTGAATCCTGAAGCCTCTCTGGCGTTCCTTTGTCTGTATTTCTTGTTGTTTTGAATTGACTCGCCACCCCAAGTATACAATGTATATCGAGTCTGTGGACGACAGGCAGATATTTATCTGTGTGCCCAGGCCACTACATAGGGGTGGCAGCGTGTAACCACCACCCACACACCCCCTGCTGAAAAGACAATGAATCTCCCTTATCTCCTTTATAGAGGAGGTCGGAAAAATTAAGACTTGTGTATACTTTGTTTCAAAGGATACCTAGGGAAGGGGAAACCAtaggaaggcaaagaggaaagaaactggAGTCAAGAAAACGGCTCTGGAATTCCCTTTGCCGCCTTCTGTTGATCTGAACTTCTGAGGTTGGAATTAATGTGGGGGAGGGAAGTATTagagtgggggtgggagaggccCAGTTCTCGAGAAAAATATTTCCCATCCTGCGAAGCATGCGGGAAATTTGTGGCTTTACTTTTGTCATCTGAAGTGGCCAGGATTGCACCTaaattctccattttttttccatctccctGTCTTTTCACCCCTAACACTGGCTTTATGATAATCATGAAGGCGCGTGTAGGGGTGATGGTGCTGAGTGTGACTATAGAATAAATAGGGGGaccatatttatcttttaaaataatggacATTATATTAGCGTATTCAGTGAGCTCTAGCAACTATTACAGGTGGCcggcctgccttccttccttccgccCGCTCCCTCTTCATGCCTCAGAAACGTGGCCTACTCTGCATCCGGTGTGTGCGGAAGCAACAACCACAGAGGCAGCCCTAATaccggaggcggcggcggcggcagcagcagggCCAGGTGGTAGCTCTTGGCTGAGGATCGCGGCGGGGGCAGCCGCGGTGGGGCCCAAGCCCTGACACACATACCATTCGCTCAAGTCGGCACtacgcgccgccgccgccgccgaggAGGCCACCTGGGACTCGTGGCCGCAGTCTGACGAGGGCGACACGAGGGCAGACGGTGTAGCCGAATCGTAGCCAGAGCTGGGCGGCGGCGAGCGCCCGTGCACCTTCATGTGCTTACGCAGCGAGCTGGGGTGCGTGTAGCACTTGTCGCAGCCCCGCACCTTGCACGTGTATGGTTTGTCGCTAGTGTGCACGTGCGAATGCTTCTTGCGGTCGCTGCTGTTGGCGAAGCGCCGCTCACAGCCCTCGAACTCGCATCTGAAGGGCTTCTCGCCTGGCGGAGGCAACGCAGAGACATTAGTGCTCGccaccctccctctccccccaATTCGTCTCTCATTTTCTGGAAAAGAACTACAAAAGATTTTCAGAAATCTCTTTCCAGGTGCTCAAGTCGAGCACCCCTTTCCCTCGTGCAGAGAGCGCCCCCGATGCACTCTCCTGAGCGCCTCCATCCCTCCCGCCTTCCTGGTCTGGGCTCAGGGGGAGGGTAGGGAGGAGGAGCGACAGTGACTCCATCTTAGTCGAGTTTTCATCCTCGAAAATCCTGATCCACTCTGATTGTTTCCTCCAAATTTTCTCCACTTGGAACCAGAAGCACCTCTGTTTGGAAATACATTAACGGAGGAGCTCACAATATAGTTAACGGGGAAGCTCACATCTGCTCGATTTAAAGTTGCTGTTTCAGCCAAACGTCTCTGCCCCTACCCTGCCCAGCCGTTCATCTCCCCCCCACTCCCAACTCCCATCCTGGCCCAAATTGTTTACTAAAGTAGGTTTTGCGCAAACGCCAAAGCGATGAAATAATTTAAGGATGCGCAGCCGATGCACATGATGTGTGCATAAAGTGGATTCGTGCTGCAGGGAAAGGTATTCTGAGCAATGATTCACTTCAGAGGAGATTTTTACAGGATGTGGatccccctccctcttcccttctacCCCCCGAGGGCAAACATTTAGCAGCATTCTTCAAATCTTGCCTAAACCGTCCGGGATCCCTCCAGATACGCTCGCcagcaataatattttattacgCTGCTCCAGAGGCCTCCCGGAGACCTTGCTGTGGGCAGCTGGCCCTCCCAGTCCGAATTGACTTGCGATGTCGACCAGTCTCCCTAGACCACCCCCACCTGGCTGTCGGGTCTCTCGGGCCTAAGACGAGGGGTTGGCGCAGTAGGGTCCGCACAGGCCGAGTGGGATCCGAGGTCTCTACCGCAACCACGCCCTTGAGCGCTGAGGCTTCGGGAAGAGAACAGCTGCAGCTGTCAGGGCAGGCCCGGCTCTGCAGACTGGAGGGCGACCGGGTGGCTGGGATAGGCCCGGGAGGGGCTGGGATCGGTGGCTGCGATGCCCTGTAGAGCCGAGGGAAGGCGCGAGTGCACGTTAGAGTGATAATATTGGCCGGACTGAGCCCCAATCGGGGAGCTCACGGCCACCTGAACTCGCTGACGTGTGGGAGAGAAAAGGATCCCGAGAATCCGGAAGCCTAGATTCCTGCCGGAGCTGCAAGTGCTGCGGAAATGGGGGAAGAAGGTTCCTGGGCGCTTTAAACAAATGGCTGCCTCCCAGCGCTCTGAGTTAAGGGACCGGCTACCTAGCGTCTAGCTAAGGAGGAAGACGCACAGTTGGAGAACTGCTGTCTTTGTAGTGGCTTCTCCCGCCGCATCCAGGAAAGACAGGCGCTTTCCTGGGGCTGGTTAGAACAAACAAAGCCCCAATTCCCGAGCCCTGTGGAGGCTCGGACAGAGAGGTTTGCGCACAATCCGCACTTCTGCGCAATCAGCGCCTCCTGAGCCCGGGTCTCCGGCACCACCCGGTTGCTGGATTCCCACCCTACAGGAGCACAGTTAGTACACTGAACCCTCTGGAAGGTGTTGGCACCTGCCATTTAGCGGAACACCGGCACCATTTTATAAAACAGTGAGAGAAAGATGCGGAATAAATCAGTGTTCCTATTTGCCCCTCGTTTTATCTCCTCTGATTCCTGCCAGCATTTGCAAACCCaaactttcttccttctct encodes:
- the LOC105470031 gene encoding zinc finger protein ZIC 4 isoform X4 — protein: MPPFCRNAKLGLLSFLICTGRSLLPLGKNAFWLEIIENNNTLWEKAQSQKMRYKTSLVMRKRLRLYRNTLKESSEKPFRCEFEGCERRFANSSDRKKHSHVHTSDKPYTCKVRGCDKCYTHPSSLRKHMKVHGRSPPPSSGYDSATPSALVSPSSDCGHESQVASSAAAAARSADLSE
- the LOC105470031 gene encoding zinc finger protein ZIC 4 isoform X5 — its product is MRYKTSLVMRKRLRLYRNTLKESSEKPFRCEFEGCERRFANSSDRKKHSHVHTSDKPYTCKVRGCDKCYTHPSSLRKHMKVHGRSPPPSSGYDSATPSALVSPSSDCGHESQVASSAAAAARSADLSE